In one Populus nigra chromosome 12, ddPopNigr1.1, whole genome shotgun sequence genomic region, the following are encoded:
- the LOC133669061 gene encoding adenine/guanine permease AZG1-like, with protein MEIGSSSPPQNQKPLTRLNNYVARTRVGKRFKLAERNSTFTTELRAGTATFLTMAYILAVNASILTDSGGTCSVSDCIPLCSDPTVSVSNCTGSTGLRVIQPDASCKFDPVNPGYSSCLEKIRKDLIVATVASSLIGCLIMGAFANLPLALAPGMGTNAYFAYTVVGFHGSGNVSYKSALAAVFIEGVIFLGISAIGLRAKLAKLVPKPVRISSSAGIGLFLAFIGLQNGQGIGLVGYSSSTLVTLAGCPSSSRASLAPVMTLANGTVSLIPGGTVSGDIFCLRDRMESPTLWLGVVGFVIIAYCLVKNVKGAMIYGIVFVTAISWFRDTKVTVFPNTEAGDAAHEYFKKVVDVHVIESTAGALSFKSIGKGYFWEALITFLYVDILDTTGTLYSMARFAGFSDQNGDFEGQYFAFMSDATSIVVGSLLGTSPVTAFIESSTGIREGGRTGLTALTVAGYFFLAFFFTPLLASIPAWAVGPPLILVGVLMMKSVVEVEWNDMRQAIPAFMTLILMPLTYSIAYGLIGGIGTYIVLHLWDWGEELLVKLGVINKGNGGGGGANGVHDHQDGSVKSPGIHV; from the coding sequence ATGGAGATTGGATCTTCTTCACCTCCACAAAATCAAAAGCCTTTAACAAGGCTGAACAACTATGTTGCCAGAACCCGAGTTGGTAAGAGATTCAAACTTGCTGAGCGTAACTCAACCTTCACAACCGAGTTACGTGCTGGCACCGCCACCTTCCTTACCATGGCATACATCTTGGCAGTCAACGCTTCCATCCTCACCGACAGCGGCGGTACATGCAGCGTTTCTGATTGTATCCCACTATGTTCGGACCCTACAGTATCAGTTTCCAACTGCACCGGGTCAACTGGTCTTCGAGTAATCCAACCCGATGCGTCATGCAAATTCGACCCAGTTAACCCGGGATACTCTTCTTGTTTAGAGAAGATACGTAAGGACCTGATAGTAGCCACTGTCGCATCTTCTCTTATTGGCTGTTTAATCATGGGTGCATTTGCCAATCTCCCATTGGCTCTGGCTCCGGGTATGGGCACTAATGCTTATTTTGCTTACACGGTTGTCGGGTTTCATGGGTCGGGTAATGTCTCATATAAGAGTGCATTAGCTGCCGTGTTTATTGAAGGCGTGATTTTTTTAGGCATTTCAGCAATTGGGTTACGTGCGAAATTGGCTAAATTAGTCCCTAAACCGGTTCGGATCAGCTCCTCTGCTGGTATCGGACTTTTTCTGGCCTTCATCGGGTTACAGAATGGTCAAGGAATCGGGCTAGTTGGGTACAGTTCATCTACTCTAGTAACGCTTGCAGGGTGTCCAAGTTCATCACGGGCGTCGTTAGCTCCTGTTATGACGTTAGCTAACGGGACTGTGAGTTTGATCCCGGGCGGTACCGTTTCCGGCGATATCTTTTGCCTCCGGGACAGGATGGAGAGCCCTACTCTATGGCTTGGCGTGGTGGGATTCGTTATAATCGCTTATTGCCTAGTGAAAAATGTTAAAGGGGCTATGATTTACGGGATTGTTTTTGTAACGGCCATTTCATGGTTCCGTGACACCAAGGTAACGGTGTTTCCTAACACGGAAGCAGGTGATGCCGCAcatgaatatttcaagaaagtTGTTGATGTACATGTTATTGAAAGCACAGCTGGGGCGTTGAGTTTTAAGAGCATTGGCAAAGGTTATTTTTGGGAGGCTCTGATCACTTTCTTATACGTGGATATATTGGATACTACTGGCACCTTGTACTCGATGGCTCGGTTCGCTgggttttcagatcaaaatgGTGATTTCGAGGGCCAGTACTTCGCCTTCATGTCGGACGCCACGTCAATTGTCGTCGGGTCATTGCTGGGCACGTCACCGGTGACGGCATTCATCGAATCGTCAACAGGAATTAGGGAGGGTGGGCGGACGGGTCTGACCGCTCTCACCGTGGCAGGGTATTTCTTCTTGGCCTTTTTCTTCACGCCGTTACTGGCATCCATACCAGCATGGGCAGTGGGCCCACCTTTGATATTAGTGGGAGTTCTGATGATGAAGTCAGTGGTCGAGGTAGAGTGGAATGATATGAGGCAAGCCATCCCAGCCTTTATGACGTTGATTTTAATGCCTTTGACCTACTCCATTGCATACGGCTTGATCGGAGGGATCGGGACTTACATCGTCTTGCACTTGTGGGACTGGGGCGAAGAGCTCTTGGTAAAGCTTGGCGTTATAAACAAGGGAAATGGTGGTGGCGGTGGGGCCAATGGGGTGCACGACCACCAGGATGGAAGCGTGAAATCGCCTGGAATTCATGtctag